In bacterium YEK0313, one genomic interval encodes:
- the cbdA gene encoding 2-halobenzoate 1,2-dioxygenase large subunit, whose protein sequence is MTSGAPARRWDALIEPDRVHGSLYADEAIFREELEKIWFRGWVYVGHVSEVPEINDYVTKSIGPMPVLMVRDRTGAINLLFNRCPHRGNQVCAIERGNRASFTCPYHSWTFSNDGRLMGYAYPDGYEGVDKSALGLGRVARTGIYKGFVFGSMAADGPSLEEHLGGAREAIDILVSNSPEGEVEITAGFLKHKAKANWKFILENEVDGYHPAFVHTSIFQVAESGIGNLYGPDSTAVTRDFGNGHTEVDLRPEFRRIGQPLGWFGTNEKRLPDYVARMNAAYGNDRAREIMIAGTPHTMIFPNLFIAEIQLFVLQPMAVDETIQHVTALQFKGAPDLNRRMRQQTMGSVGPAGLLLADDTEMYERNQRGLAARNPEWLYLKRGRHRERHDEQGYLIGHSTDEVPSRGIWRHYRSLMEA, encoded by the coding sequence ATGACGTCAGGCGCGCCGGCGCGCCGATGGGATGCGCTGATCGAGCCGGACCGCGTGCACGGTTCGCTTTATGCGGACGAAGCCATCTTCCGCGAGGAGCTGGAGAAGATCTGGTTTCGCGGCTGGGTCTATGTCGGGCATGTCAGCGAGGTGCCGGAGATCAACGACTATGTGACCAAGTCGATCGGGCCCATGCCGGTGCTGATGGTGCGCGACCGGACGGGTGCCATCAACCTCCTGTTCAACCGCTGTCCGCATCGCGGCAACCAGGTTTGCGCCATCGAGCGCGGCAACCGGGCAAGCTTCACCTGCCCCTACCATTCCTGGACCTTCTCCAACGACGGCCGGCTGATGGGCTATGCCTATCCCGACGGCTACGAGGGCGTCGACAAATCGGCCCTCGGCCTCGGCCGCGTCGCCCGAACCGGCATCTACAAGGGTTTCGTGTTCGGCTCGATGGCGGCCGACGGGCCGAGCCTCGAGGAGCATCTCGGCGGCGCGCGCGAGGCGATCGACATCCTCGTCAGCAATTCGCCCGAGGGCGAGGTGGAGATCACCGCCGGCTTCCTCAAGCACAAGGCCAAGGCGAACTGGAAGTTCATCCTGGAGAACGAGGTGGACGGCTATCATCCCGCCTTCGTGCACACCTCCATCTTCCAGGTGGCGGAAAGCGGGATCGGCAATCTCTACGGCCCGGACTCGACCGCGGTGACGCGCGACTTCGGCAACGGCCACACGGAGGTCGACCTGCGTCCCGAATTCCGGCGCATCGGCCAGCCGCTCGGCTGGTTCGGCACGAACGAGAAGCGGCTGCCCGACTATGTCGCGCGCATGAATGCCGCCTACGGCAATGACAGGGCGCGCGAGATCATGATCGCCGGCACGCCGCACACCATGATCTTCCCGAACCTGTTCATCGCCGAGATCCAGCTCTTCGTGCTCCAGCCGATGGCGGTCGACGAGACGATCCAGCATGTCACGGCGCTGCAGTTCAAGGGCGCGCCCGACCTCAACCGGCGCATGCGCCAGCAGACCATGGGATCGGTCGGGCCGGCGGGCCTGCTGCTTGCCGACGACACCGAAATGTACGAGCGCAACCAGCGCGGCCTCGCCGCACGCAATCCGGAATGGCTCTACCTGAAGCGCGGCCGCCACCGGGAGAGGCATGACGAGCAGGGCTATCTGATCGGCCACTCGACCGATGAGGTGCCCTCGCGCGGCATCTGGCGCCACTACCGTTCGCTGATGGAAGCGTGA
- the hisC2_2 gene encoding Histidinol-phosphate aminotransferase 2, whose translation MPESTADEVIVPRIRRLAIVPPAATPPDRGESLPVRSLHLNEAPFPPAPAVIAAMQHAAAGLNRYPDHDGAALIAELARCTGAPAETIVIGSGSNELLYASADIALDQGDEAVAPVPGFPTYAKTISLRGATHVGAPVRADGVVDVAATLAAVTDRTRLVFVATPHNPTGGLMGAGEIEHLVQALPDHLLLHFDEAYYEFGRHAGAAESLPLIARRRGPWIVTRSFSKAYGLAGARVGYGITSDRALADAYRKIRVNFSVNAVALAAAHTALGETDHLARLLDHTAAERQRLARGLADLGLKPLPSAANFVSVLTPVPARLAAALAERNVFVLPFPWPGTEGALRITIGSQADTDAVLNGLRDALASR comes from the coding sequence ATGCCTGAATCAACGGCCGACGAAGTGATCGTGCCGCGCATCCGCCGGCTGGCGATCGTGCCGCCCGCGGCGACCCCGCCCGACCGCGGCGAGAGCCTGCCGGTGCGCAGCCTCCATCTCAATGAGGCGCCGTTTCCGCCGGCCCCCGCGGTGATCGCGGCGATGCAGCACGCCGCGGCCGGGCTCAACCGCTATCCCGACCACGATGGCGCCGCGCTGATCGCCGAGCTTGCCCGGTGCACCGGCGCGCCCGCCGAGACGATCGTCATCGGTTCGGGCTCGAACGAACTGCTCTATGCCAGTGCCGACATCGCGCTCGACCAGGGCGACGAGGCGGTGGCGCCGGTGCCCGGCTTTCCGACCTATGCCAAGACCATCAGCCTGCGCGGCGCGACCCATGTCGGCGCGCCGGTCCGTGCCGACGGCGTCGTCGACGTGGCGGCGACGCTGGCGGCCGTCACCGACAGGACGCGGCTGGTCTTCGTCGCGACGCCGCACAATCCGACCGGCGGCCTGATGGGCGCAGGCGAGATCGAGCATCTGGTGCAGGCCCTGCCGGATCATCTGCTCCTGCATTTCGACGAGGCCTATTACGAGTTCGGCCGGCATGCCGGCGCGGCTGAAAGCCTGCCGCTGATCGCCCGCCGGCGAGGCCCGTGGATCGTCACGCGCAGCTTCTCCAAGGCCTATGGCCTGGCCGGCGCGCGCGTCGGCTATGGCATCACCTCGGACCGGGCGCTCGCCGACGCCTACCGCAAGATCCGTGTCAATTTCAGCGTCAATGCGGTGGCGCTCGCCGCCGCGCATACCGCGCTCGGCGAGACCGATCACCTTGCCCGCCTGCTCGACCATACCGCGGCGGAGCGGCAGCGGCTCGCCCGCGGCCTTGCCGATCTCGGCCTCAAGCCGCTGCCGAGCGCCGCCAATTTCGTCAGCGTGCTGACGCCCGTGCCGGCAAGGCTCGCGGCGGCGCTGGCGGAGCGCAACGTCTTCGTGCTGCCCTTCCCCTGGCCGGGGACCGAGGGGGCGCTGCGCATCACGATCGGCAGCCAGGCGGATACCGATGCCGTGCTGAACGGCCTGCGCGACGCCTTGGCATCGCGATGA
- a CDS encoding putative FAD-linked oxidoreductase, with amino-acid sequence MTAGLKARLRALVGETGLVDTAADVAGYRGDLALTTQGEIVGVVRPRTTAETAAVVRACAEAGIAMVPRGGGTGLAGGAAPPSDRPAVVVSFERMRAIRSIDPVGDIMIVEAGCTLHDAREAAAAADRQIGLDHGGLSSQIGGNLSTNAGGNNVLRYGMAREQVLGLEAVLADGEVLSQLAPLRKNNAGYDLKQLLLGAEGTLGLITAAALKLRPRPAVRVTACLGLATLDAVLALFTRARSGFGEAVTAFELIPRAGFDLHFSHTGSRREPFPTETPWAVLIEADSASPHFDLAGAMEALSAAAIEDGTVIDGTIAASEAQRQALWTIREGIALAMIETPGSLKNDVAVPVPAIGTFVVRSAAAVAALAPGCRPVPFGHVGDGNIHFNILPPEGMPAAAFKARWADLTQAIETVALGLGGTVSAEHGIGAIKRAALRRMRSTAELDTMRRLKAAFDPQGLLNPGKIL; translated from the coding sequence ATGACGGCGGGCCTCAAGGCCCGGCTGCGCGCGCTCGTCGGCGAGACCGGCCTCGTCGACACGGCGGCCGATGTCGCCGGCTATCGCGGCGATCTCGCGCTGACGACGCAGGGAGAGATCGTCGGCGTCGTGCGGCCGCGTACCACGGCGGAGACTGCGGCCGTCGTCAGGGCCTGCGCGGAAGCGGGCATCGCCATGGTGCCCCGCGGCGGCGGCACCGGGCTTGCGGGCGGCGCGGCGCCGCCGTCCGACCGTCCGGCCGTGGTCGTGTCCTTCGAGCGGATGCGGGCCATCCGCAGCATCGATCCGGTCGGCGACATCATGATCGTCGAGGCCGGCTGCACGCTCCACGATGCGCGCGAAGCCGCCGCTGCGGCGGACCGGCAGATCGGGCTCGACCATGGCGGGCTGTCCAGCCAGATCGGCGGCAATCTCTCGACCAATGCCGGCGGCAACAATGTGCTGCGCTACGGCATGGCGCGCGAGCAGGTGCTGGGCCTGGAGGCGGTGCTCGCCGATGGCGAGGTGCTCAGCCAGCTCGCGCCGCTGCGCAAGAACAATGCCGGCTACGACCTGAAGCAGCTCTTGCTCGGCGCCGAGGGAACGCTCGGCCTGATCACCGCCGCGGCGCTGAAGCTGAGGCCCCGGCCGGCCGTGCGCGTCACCGCCTGTCTCGGCCTGGCGACGCTCGACGCGGTGCTCGCCCTGTTCACCCGGGCCCGCTCCGGCTTCGGCGAGGCCGTCACGGCCTTCGAGCTGATCCCGCGCGCGGGCTTCGACCTGCATTTTTCCCATACCGGCAGCAGGCGCGAGCCGTTCCCGACCGAAACCCCCTGGGCCGTGCTGATCGAGGCGGACAGCGCCAGTCCCCATTTCGATCTCGCCGGCGCGATGGAGGCCCTGTCGGCGGCGGCGATCGAGGACGGGACCGTGATCGACGGCACGATCGCGGCCTCGGAGGCGCAGCGGCAGGCGCTGTGGACGATCCGCGAGGGCATTGCCCTCGCCATGATCGAGACGCCGGGCAGCCTGAAGAACGATGTCGCCGTGCCGGTGCCGGCGATCGGGACCTTCGTCGTCCGGTCGGCCGCGGCGGTCGCGGCGCTGGCGCCGGGCTGCCGTCCCGTGCCCTTCGGCCATGTCGGCGACGGCAATATCCACTTCAACATCCTGCCGCCGGAAGGCATGCCGGCCGCGGCCTTCAAGGCGCGCTGGGCCGACCTCACGCAAGCGATCGAAACGGTTGCGCTCGGCCTTGGCGGCACGGTCAGCGCGGAGCACGGCATCGGCGCGATCAAGCGGGCGGCGCTCCGGCGCATGCGCAGCACGGCCGAGCTCGACACGATGCGGCGGCTGAAGGCGGCCTTCGATCCGCAAGGCCTGCTCAATCCGGGCAAAATCCTCTAA
- the ecfA2 gene encoding Energy-coupling factor transporter ATP-binding protein EcfA2 codes for MIDVSDISVTFGKGTPLESTALRGVSLSVPESQFLAIIGTNGAGKSTFLNAIAGLVRPDRGSVSVDGNNVTDWPIHRRSRLISRVFQDPKMGTCEDLTILENFALAHGRTHPRGFRLAIDNTIRKDARERLALLKLGLENRLDDKVSLLSGGQRQAVSLLMATSGETRVLLLDEHTAALDPKTADFVMELTRKVVAELRLTSVMVTHSMAQALHYGDRTVMFHRGQVIFDAAGAERAAMQVSDLLALFKRDQGEELSDDALLLG; via the coding sequence ATGATCGACGTCAGCGACATCAGCGTCACATTCGGCAAGGGCACGCCGCTGGAATCGACCGCGCTGCGCGGGGTCAGCCTCTCCGTGCCGGAGAGCCAGTTCCTCGCCATCATCGGCACCAACGGCGCGGGCAAGTCGACCTTCCTCAATGCGATCGCCGGTCTTGTCAGGCCGGATCGCGGTTCGGTGTCGGTCGACGGCAACAACGTGACCGACTGGCCGATCCATCGGCGCTCGCGGCTGATCTCGCGGGTGTTCCAGGATCCCAAGATGGGCACCTGCGAGGATCTCACCATCCTCGAGAACTTCGCGCTCGCCCATGGCCGCACGCATCCGCGCGGCTTCCGTCTCGCCATCGACAACACCATCCGCAAGGACGCGCGCGAGCGGCTGGCGCTGCTCAAGCTCGGCCTCGAGAACCGACTCGACGACAAGGTGAGTCTCCTTTCGGGCGGCCAGCGCCAGGCGGTCAGCCTCCTGATGGCGACGTCGGGCGAGACGCGCGTGCTGCTGCTCGACGAGCACACGGCGGCGCTCGATCCGAAGACCGCCGATTTCGTCATGGAGCTGACGCGCAAGGTCGTCGCCGAGCTGCGCCTGACCTCGGTCATGGTGACCCATTCGATGGCGCAGGCGCTGCACTATGGCGACCGCACCGTGATGTTCCACCGCGGCCAGGTGATCTTTGACGCCGCAGGCGCCGAGCGCGCCGCCATGCAGGTCTCCGACCTTCTCGCGCTGTTCAAGCGCGACCAGGGCGAGGAGCTCAGCGACGACGCGCTGCTGCTGGGCTGA
- a CDS encoding ABC transporter substrate binding protein, with amino-acid sequence MSEFMVDARMRVGLMAWALTGFAGRAAQAAPKRVMISTIVEVPQLIETKDGVIQGLAERGFVDGRDIKVEYLTANGNASTQQQIARKFVGDGADLIVAITTPTAQAMISATSSIPIVFAAVTDPIKAKLIARFNAPGGNITGVSDAPPLTAQLALFREILPNLKKLGFVYNPGLDSSNATLEHLRAEGAKLGVTVTEAAAPTTNEVIPATRKLVGSVDAIYVPNDTTVVAALETVVKIGQETRIPVFAGETRAVDRGALASVGLDYVEVGKAAGRMAAAILGGAKPGDVDAVIAYQTMPNLVVVVNRRAAQAMGVTLPEAVLRKATRTVG; translated from the coding sequence ATGAGCGAATTCATGGTGGACGCGCGGATGCGCGTCGGTCTCATGGCCTGGGCCCTGACGGGCTTTGCCGGCCGCGCCGCCCAGGCAGCGCCGAAGCGTGTGATGATCTCGACGATCGTCGAGGTGCCGCAGCTGATCGAGACCAAGGACGGCGTCATCCAGGGGCTCGCCGAGCGCGGCTTCGTCGACGGCCGCGACATCAAGGTCGAATATCTCACCGCCAACGGCAATGCGTCGACCCAGCAACAGATCGCGCGGAAATTCGTCGGCGACGGCGCCGACCTGATCGTCGCCATCACCACACCGACCGCGCAGGCGATGATCAGCGCGACCTCGTCGATCCCGATCGTCTTCGCCGCGGTGACCGACCCGATCAAGGCGAAGCTCATCGCCCGCTTCAATGCGCCGGGCGGCAACATTACCGGCGTGTCGGACGCGCCGCCGCTCACCGCCCAGCTCGCCCTGTTCCGCGAAATCCTGCCCAACCTGAAGAAGCTCGGCTTCGTCTATAATCCAGGCCTCGACAGCTCGAATGCGACGCTCGAGCACCTGCGCGCCGAGGGCGCCAAGCTCGGCGTCACCGTCACCGAGGCGGCCGCACCCACGACCAACGAGGTTATTCCGGCGACCCGCAAGCTGGTCGGTTCGGTCGACGCGATCTACGTGCCGAACGATACCACCGTCGTCGCCGCGCTCGAGACGGTGGTGAAGATCGGCCAGGAGACGCGCATCCCGGTCTTTGCCGGCGAGACCCGCGCGGTCGACCGCGGTGCCCTCGCTTCCGTCGGTCTCGATTATGTCGAGGTCGGCAAGGCCGCCGGCCGGATGGCCGCGGCCATCCTCGGCGGCGCGAAGCCGGGTGATGTCGATGCGGTCATCGCCTACCAGACCATGCCGAACCTGGTCGTCGTGGTGAACCGGCGCGCCGCCCAGGCGATGGGCGTCACCTTGCCCGAAGCGGTGCTGCGCAAGGCCACCCGGACGGTCGGCTGA
- the kdgR_6 gene encoding Transcriptional regulator KdgR, with translation MSKAPVNIETEDGSSAAAGAAGVGLLKKALQILDLFTEERPNWTQADLARETKLARSTLGRLVRFLSAAGYLMEQRGRYTLGFAAIDLGRRAQLQFDLVGLCQSLLEDLAQATAETVILTGYDEIHASVVCLAQIPSRQGGLRVFENIGTAYPLHSGATAKAVLAFLAQQQIDSILRGDLTGVNPATTMSADALRRQIEEVRTAGFVVTYEETYPGVVGIAVPVLTPRRQPLGSIAIAAPIQRMDQARIDAYAKLLVDVGRRSAARVAGDAKGGE, from the coding sequence ATGAGCAAAGCACCTGTCAATATCGAGACTGAAGATGGATCCTCCGCCGCGGCCGGCGCCGCGGGGGTAGGCCTCCTCAAGAAAGCCCTCCAGATCCTCGACCTGTTCACGGAAGAGCGGCCGAACTGGACCCAGGCGGACCTGGCGCGCGAGACCAAGCTCGCGCGCTCGACACTCGGCCGGCTGGTCCGCTTCCTGTCGGCCGCCGGCTATCTAATGGAGCAGCGCGGGCGCTATACGCTCGGCTTCGCCGCCATCGATCTCGGCCGCCGGGCGCAACTCCAGTTCGACCTGGTGGGCCTGTGCCAGAGCCTTCTGGAAGACCTCGCCCAGGCGACGGCCGAAACGGTGATCCTCACGGGCTACGACGAGATCCATGCGAGCGTCGTCTGCCTCGCCCAGATCCCGAGCCGGCAAGGTGGCCTGCGCGTGTTCGAAAATATCGGCACCGCCTATCCGCTGCATTCCGGCGCGACCGCCAAGGCAGTGCTGGCCTTTCTCGCGCAGCAGCAGATCGACAGCATCCTCCGCGGTGACCTGACCGGGGTCAATCCGGCGACGACGATGAGCGCCGACGCCCTGCGCCGGCAGATCGAGGAAGTGCGCACGGCCGGCTTCGTCGTCACCTACGAGGAAACCTATCCGGGCGTCGTCGGCATCGCCGTGCCGGTGCTGACGCCCCGACGGCAGCCGCTCGGATCAATCGCCATCGCCGCGCCGATCCAGCGGATGGACCAGGCCAGGATCGATGCCTACGCAAAGCTCCTCGTCGATGTCGGCCGGCGCAGCGCAGCGCGCGTCGCGGGCGACGCCAAGGGGGGAGAATGA
- the hutH_2 gene encoding Histidine ammonia-lyase has product MEQQKSRTADLTIEPGAVPLDIWRRILKAPCTVRLSAGARATVEASHAAILDLIGTGRPIYAVNTGFGKLAAVRIADDQLEDLQRNLIFSHSAGTGEPLSDDLVRLILVMKATALAQGHSGVRWQVVEALLALANAGVYPSIPAKGSVGASGDLAPLSHMAAALMGMGEVRFEGRLLPAAEGLRHAGLSPMRFGPKEGVALINGTQVSTALALAGLFAAEDLLRAGLVTGALSLEACRGNDTPFDARIQAVRRHPGQQDVAAVYRRLVADSAIREAHRAQLKVQDPYCMRCQPQVMGACLDSLRHAATVLEIEANAVSDNPVVFPAEREVLSGGNFHAEPVAFAADIIALAVCEIGSLSERRQAMLLDVSLSGLPAFLVENSGLNSGFMIAQVTAAALTSENKMLAHPASVDSIPTSANQEDHVSMACHGAHRLAQMTENLNGILALEWLAAAQGVEFHRPLAPSPALGEAIGRLRRQVARLDQDRYFAPDIAAAKRLIAAGALSDLAGTSLIRTALA; this is encoded by the coding sequence ATGGAACAGCAAAAGAGCCGGACGGCGGATCTGACGATCGAGCCGGGCGCGGTGCCGCTCGACATCTGGCGGCGCATTCTGAAGGCGCCCTGCACGGTGCGTCTTTCCGCTGGCGCCCGCGCGACCGTCGAGGCTTCGCACGCGGCGATCCTGGACCTCATCGGCACGGGCCGGCCGATCTATGCGGTCAATACCGGCTTCGGCAAGCTCGCGGCGGTGCGCATCGCCGACGACCAGCTCGAAGACCTGCAGCGCAACTTGATCTTCTCCCACAGCGCCGGCACCGGCGAGCCCTTGAGCGATGATCTCGTGCGCCTCATCCTGGTGATGAAGGCGACCGCGTTGGCTCAAGGCCATTCCGGCGTGCGCTGGCAGGTGGTGGAGGCGCTCCTCGCGCTTGCCAATGCCGGCGTCTATCCCAGCATTCCCGCCAAGGGATCGGTCGGCGCCTCCGGCGACCTCGCGCCGCTCTCCCACATGGCGGCGGCGCTCATGGGCATGGGCGAGGTCAGGTTCGAGGGCAGGCTGCTTCCGGCTGCGGAAGGGCTGCGCCATGCGGGCTTGAGCCCCATGCGCTTCGGGCCGAAGGAAGGCGTTGCGCTGATCAACGGCACGCAGGTCTCGACCGCCCTCGCGCTGGCCGGCCTGTTCGCGGCCGAGGACCTGCTGCGCGCCGGCCTCGTCACCGGCGCGCTGTCGCTCGAAGCCTGCCGCGGCAACGACACGCCTTTCGACGCCCGCATCCAGGCGGTGCGCCGCCATCCCGGCCAGCAGGACGTCGCGGCGGTCTATCGCAGGCTCGTCGCCGACAGCGCGATCCGCGAGGCGCACCGGGCGCAGCTGAAGGTGCAGGATCCCTATTGCATGCGCTGCCAGCCGCAGGTGATGGGCGCCTGCCTCGACAGCCTGCGTCATGCCGCGACCGTGCTCGAAATCGAGGCCAATGCGGTGAGCGACAACCCGGTGGTGTTTCCGGCCGAACGCGAGGTGCTCTCGGGCGGCAATTTCCACGCCGAGCCGGTGGCTTTCGCCGCCGACATCATCGCGCTCGCGGTCTGCGAGATCGGCTCCCTGTCCGAACGCCGGCAGGCCATGCTGCTGGACGTATCGCTGTCGGGCCTGCCGGCCTTCCTGGTCGAGAATTCGGGCCTGAATTCGGGCTTCATGATCGCCCAGGTCACGGCCGCCGCGCTGACCAGCGAGAACAAGATGCTGGCCCATCCGGCTTCCGTCGATTCGATCCCGACCTCGGCCAACCAGGAAGACCATGTCTCCATGGCCTGCCACGGCGCCCATCGCCTGGCGCAGATGACCGAGAACCTCAATGGCATCCTGGCGCTGGAATGGCTGGCCGCCGCGCAGGGCGTCGAGTTCCACCGCCCGCTCGCGCCCTCGCCCGCGCTCGGCGAGGCGATCGGCCGGCTGCGGCGGCAGGTCGCGCGGCTCGACCAGGACCGCTATTTCGCACCCGACATCGCGGCGGCCAAGCGGCTGATCGCGGCGGGGGCGCTGTCCGATCTTGCCGGCACGTCGCTGATCCGGACGGCTCTGGCCTGA
- a CDS encoding Branched-chain amino acid transport system / permease component produces MSLYELLGTVEVGLIFGLVALGAFITFKILDFPDLTVEGSFPLGAAVVAVLIVNFGWNPWVATLVAAAAGFSAGFVTAYLNVRFNILHILSGILISISLYSINLRIMGGPNKPLLGANTIFSVVQGFGLPPYVLTPLLVAIVVGALKLALDLFLRTGIGMNMRAAGANPAMAAANGVNVGRMKLLGLGMANGLTALAGAMFAQSFGAADAYMGIGVIIIGLASVIVGMSLLPVRSMAQATLACLVGALLYRFAVAFSLNAEFLGLKASDVQFVTAVLVVVTLISQGSRAGVSRLIRRKAA; encoded by the coding sequence ATGTCGCTTTACGAACTTCTCGGCACAGTCGAGGTCGGACTGATCTTCGGCCTGGTCGCGCTCGGCGCCTTCATCACCTTCAAGATCCTGGACTTTCCCGATCTGACGGTCGAGGGCAGCTTTCCGCTCGGCGCAGCCGTCGTCGCCGTGCTGATCGTCAATTTCGGCTGGAATCCGTGGGTCGCGACACTGGTCGCCGCCGCCGCCGGGTTCTCTGCCGGTTTCGTCACGGCCTATCTCAATGTGCGCTTCAACATCCTGCACATCCTCTCGGGCATCCTGATCTCGATCTCGCTCTATTCGATCAACCTTCGGATCATGGGCGGACCGAACAAGCCGCTGCTCGGAGCGAACACCATCTTCTCGGTGGTGCAGGGTTTCGGTCTGCCGCCCTATGTGCTCACCCCCCTGCTGGTGGCAATCGTCGTCGGCGCGCTGAAGCTCGCGCTCGACCTGTTCCTGCGCACCGGCATCGGCATGAACATGCGGGCGGCCGGCGCCAATCCCGCCATGGCGGCGGCCAACGGCGTCAATGTCGGCCGCATGAAGCTGCTGGGGCTCGGCATGGCCAACGGCCTCACCGCGCTTGCCGGGGCCATGTTCGCGCAGAGCTTCGGCGCCGCCGACGCCTATATGGGCATCGGCGTCATCATCATCGGCCTCGCCTCGGTCATCGTCGGCATGTCGCTGCTGCCGGTGCGGTCCATGGCGCAGGCGACGCTCGCCTGCCTTGTCGGCGCGCTGCTTTACCGCTTCGCGGTCGCCTTCTCGCTGAATGCCGAATTCCTCGGCCTCAAGGCCTCGGACGTGCAGTTCGTCACAGCCGTCCTCGTCGTCGTGACGCTGATCAGCCAGGGGTCGCGGGCCGGCGTGAGCCGCCTCATCCGGAGGAAGGCAGCATGA
- the camA gene encoding Putidaredoxin reductase, whose protein sequence is MTGRAIIVGAGQAGSECALRLRALGFAGEVMLFGDEAFPPYQRPPLSKGFLAGELAAERLFLRAEAQYREGGIGLHLATAIGALDTGARTITTTDGATHRFSHLVLATGARPRRLDLPGAGLAGIHHLRGIADVERLRPGIRPGARLVILGAGYVGLEVAAVAVKLGLAVTVLEAAERVLARVTSPIVSAFYADVHRAAGVDLRLGARPVAFQGNGQVTGVRLADGAVIACDSVLAGIGAVPNTELAAGAGLAVEDGILVDAAMRASAPGVYAIGDCARAVSPFAGERVRLESVPNALEQARIAAGTICGGAPGAPEPPWFWSDQFDLKLQTVGLGAGRHDEIVLRGAPDSRAFSVFYLRERELVGLDAVNSPVAFNVGKRLVGRGIKLDPGALGDAGFPLKSLLN, encoded by the coding sequence ATGACCGGCAGGGCCATCATCGTCGGAGCAGGCCAGGCGGGCAGCGAATGCGCCCTGCGGCTGCGCGCGCTCGGTTTTGCCGGCGAGGTGATGCTGTTCGGCGACGAGGCCTTCCCGCCCTATCAGCGGCCGCCCCTGTCGAAAGGCTTTCTCGCCGGTGAGCTCGCGGCCGAGCGGCTGTTCCTGCGCGCGGAGGCGCAATATCGCGAGGGCGGCATCGGCCTGCACCTGGCGACGGCCATAGGAGCGCTCGACACCGGCGCGCGGACCATCACGACCACGGACGGCGCGACGCATCGCTTTTCCCATCTGGTGCTGGCGACCGGCGCCCGTCCGCGCCGCCTGGACCTGCCCGGGGCCGGGCTCGCCGGCATCCATCATCTGCGCGGGATCGCCGATGTCGAGCGGCTGCGGCCCGGCATCCGCCCGGGCGCGCGCCTCGTCATCCTCGGCGCGGGCTATGTCGGGCTCGAAGTCGCCGCCGTCGCGGTCAAGCTCGGTCTGGCCGTGACGGTGCTGGAGGCCGCCGAGCGGGTCCTCGCGCGGGTGACCAGTCCCATCGTTTCGGCCTTCTATGCCGATGTGCATCGCGCCGCGGGCGTCGATTTGCGCCTCGGCGCCCGCCCGGTCGCCTTTCAGGGCAACGGACAGGTCACCGGCGTGCGGCTCGCCGACGGCGCGGTCATTGCCTGTGACAGCGTCCTGGCCGGCATCGGCGCCGTGCCGAACACGGAGCTCGCCGCAGGCGCGGGGCTCGCCGTCGAGGACGGCATCCTGGTCGATGCGGCCATGCGCGCGAGCGCACCCGGCGTCTATGCGATCGGTGACTGCGCGCGCGCCGTCAGCCCCTTCGCCGGCGAGCGGGTGCGGCTCGAATCCGTGCCGAACGCGCTGGAACAGGCCCGCATCGCCGCCGGAACCATCTGCGGCGGCGCGCCTGGGGCGCCCGAACCGCCCTGGTTCTGGTCCGACCAGTTCGACCTGAAGCTGCAGACGGTCGGGCTCGGGGCCGGCAGGCATGACGAGATCGTGCTGCGCGGCGCGCCCGACAGCCGAGCCTTCTCGGTCTTCTATCTCAGGGAGCGCGAGCTGGTCGGGCTCGACGCGGTGAACAGCCCGGTCGCCTTCAATGTGGGCAAGCGGCTGGTCGGCCGCGGCATCAAGCTCGATCCCGGCGCGCTCGGCGATGCCGGCTTCCCGCTCAAGTCGCTGCTGAACTAG